From the Balearica regulorum gibbericeps isolate bBalReg1 chromosome 4, bBalReg1.pri, whole genome shotgun sequence genome, one window contains:
- the INTS10 gene encoding integrator complex subunit 10 isoform X3 translates to MSAQGDCEFLVKRARELVPGDLWAAKAWLITARSLYPADFNIQYEMYTIERNAERTASAGRLLYDMFVNFPDQPAVWREISIITSALRNDSQDKQTQFLRGLFETLPGRVQCEMLLKATEQCFNTLERAEMLLLLLRRFPETVVQHGVGLGETLLDAESIEDQESPVNCFRKLFVCDVLPLIINNPDVRLPASLLYKYLNKAAEFYINYVTRSTQTESQYQGSQDSSDIMSPSKRSSQKYVIDGLTEKSSQITDPWERLFKILSVVGMRCEWQMDKGRRSYGDILHRMKDLCRYISNFDSDAHAKYKNQVVYSTMLVFFKNAFQYVSNIQPSLFQGPNAPNQAPLVLLEDVTNIYGDADLDRNKHIHKKRKLAEGREKTMQSSDDEDPSGKARSRHITVNKADLANSIEVLESFKLARESWELLYSLESLDKEFTRICLSWKTDTWLWLRIFLTDMIIYQGQYKKAISSLHHLAALQGSHSPQQITGQGSLENQRALIQLATCHFALGEYRQTCEKVLDLMCCILLPIQDGGKVQEEQPKVKSKFRKGSDLKLWPCTSRAIMPYCLHLLLACFKLRAFTDSRDDMALGHVVVLLQHEWPRGENLFLKAINKICQQGNFQYENFFNYVTNIDMLEEFAYLRTQEGGKIHLELLPNQAMLIKHHTVTRGITKGVKEDFRLAMERQVSRCGENLMVVLHRFCINEKILLLQTLA, encoded by the exons ATGTCGGCGCAGGGGGATTGCGAGTTCCTGGTGAAGCGGGCCCGCGAGCTGGTGCCGGGGGACCTGTGGGCGGCTAAGGCCTGGCTCATCACGGCACGGAGCCTTTACCCCGCCGACTTCAACATACAG TATGAGATGTACACTATTGAGAGGAATGCTGAAAGGACAGCGTCTGCGGGGAGGCTGCTGTACGACAT gTTTGTGAATTTTCCAGACCAACCTGCTGTATGGAGGGAGATTAGCATTATTACGTCAGCATTAAGGAATGACTCACAGGACAAGCAGACACAATTTTTAAGAG gattattTGAAACCCTTCCTGGTCGGGTCCAGTGTGAAATGTTACTGAAGGCCACAGAGCAGTGTTTTAACACATTAGAAAGGGCAGAAATGCTACTACTACTTCTGCGACGTTTCCCAGAGACTGTGGTGCAACACGGG GTGGGCCTTGGAGAAACATTATTAGATGCTGAAAGTATTGAAGACCAAGAATCCCCAGTGaattgttttagaaaattatttg ttTGTGATGTTCTTCCTCTAATAATTAACAACCCTGATGTTCGACTTCCTGCCAGCTTGTTATATAAGTATCTGaataaagcagcagaattttatATTAACTATGTAACTAGATCAACACAGACAGAAAGCCAATATCAAg GTTCACAAGATTCCTCTGATATTATGTCTCCAAGCAAGCGTAGCTCTCAGAAATATGTAATAGATGGTCTCACAGAGAAATCATCCCAGATTACAGATCCTTGGGAGAggctatttaaaatactgtctgtGGTGGGAATGAGGTGTGAATGGCAAATGGATAAGGGAAGAAG AAGTTATGGTGATATTTTGCATCGAATGAAGGACCTCTGCAGATACATCAGTAACTTTGACAGTGATGCACAtgctaaatataaaaatcaagtaGTGTATTCCACGATGTTGgtcttctttaaaaatgcattccaGTATGTCAGCAACATCCAGCCATCGCTCTTTCAAG GTCCAAATGCTCCAAACCAAGCCCCACTGGTTCTTCTTGAGGATGTGACCAACATCTATGGTGATGCAGATCTTGATCGTaacaaacacatacacaaaaagaggaaacttgccgaaggaagggaaaaaacaatg CAGAGCTCAGATGATGAGGATCCTTCTGGGAAGGCACGAAGTCGCCATATTACAGTAAACAAGGCAGATCTTGCAAACTCTATCGAAGTACTAGAGAGCTTTAAACTGGCAAgggagagctgggagctgctctaTTCTCTGGAATCACTCGACAAAG AGTTCACCAGAATTTGCTTGTCATGGAAGACAGACACCTGGCTTTGGTTAAGAATCTTTCTTACAGACATGATCATCTACCag gggcaGTACAAAAAAGCAATTAGCAGCCTACATCACTTGGCAGCTCTTCAGGGTTCTCATTCTCCACAGCAAATTACAGGACAAGGATCACTAGAAAACCAGAGAGCGCTAATCCAGTTAGCAACATGCCACTTTGCCCTTGGAGAATATCGG CAAACATGCGAAAAAGTGCTTGACCTCATGTGCTGTATTTTACTTCCAATACAAGATGGAGGTAAAGTACAAGAGGAGCAACCTAAAGTCAAGTCTAAATTCAGGAAAG GGTCTGATTTGAAGCTTTGGCCATGTACCAGTAGAGCTATCATGCCTTACTGCCTTCATCTATTGTTAGCTTGTTTCAAG ctCAGAGCTTTCACAGACAGCAGAGATGACATGGCGCTGGGCCATGTAGTTGTTCTGCTTCAGCATGAGTGGCCAAGGGGTGAGAACTTGTTCCTGAAAGCCATCAACAAAATCTGCCAACAAGGAAACTTCCAGTATGAGAATTTTTTCAACTATGTCACGA ATATTGATATGTTGGAGGAATTTGCTTATTTAAGAACacaggaaggagggaaaattCATCTGGAACTGCTGCCAAATCAAGCAATGTTGATCAA
- the INTS10 gene encoding integrator complex subunit 10 isoform X4: MSAQGDCEFLVKRARELVPGDLWAAKAWLITARSLYPADFNIQYEMYTIERNAERTASAGRLLYDMFVNFPDQPAVWREISIITSALRNDSQDKQTQFLRGLFETLPGRVQCEMLLKATEQCFNTLERAEMLLLLLRRFPETVVQHGVGLGETLLDAESIEDQESPVNCFRKLFVCDVLPLIINNPDVRLPASLLYKYLNKAAEFYINYVTRSTQTESQYQGSQDSSDIMSPSKRSSQKYVIDGLTEKSSQITDPWERLFKILSVVGMRCEWQMDKGRRSYGDILHRMKDLCRYISNFDSDAHAKYKNQVVYSTMLVFFKNAFQYVSNIQPSLFQGPNAPNQAPLVLLEDVTNIYGDADLDRNKHIHKKRKLAEGREKTMSSDDEDPSGKARSRHITVNKADLANSIEVLESFKLARESWELLYSLESLDKEFTRICLSWKTDTWLWLRIFLTDMIIYQGQYKKAISSLHHLAALQGSHSPQQITGQGSLENQRALIQLATCHFALGEYRQTCEKVLDLMCCILLPIQDGGKVQEEQPKVKSKFRKGSDLKLWPCTSRAIMPYCLHLLLACFKLRAFTDSRDDMALGHVVVLLQHEWPRGENLFLKAINKICQQGNFQYENFFNYVTNIDMLEEFAYLRTQEGGKIHLELLPNQAMLIKHHTVTRGITKGVKEDFRLAMERQVSRCGENLMVVLHRFCINEKILLLQTLA; this comes from the exons ATGTCGGCGCAGGGGGATTGCGAGTTCCTGGTGAAGCGGGCCCGCGAGCTGGTGCCGGGGGACCTGTGGGCGGCTAAGGCCTGGCTCATCACGGCACGGAGCCTTTACCCCGCCGACTTCAACATACAG TATGAGATGTACACTATTGAGAGGAATGCTGAAAGGACAGCGTCTGCGGGGAGGCTGCTGTACGACAT gTTTGTGAATTTTCCAGACCAACCTGCTGTATGGAGGGAGATTAGCATTATTACGTCAGCATTAAGGAATGACTCACAGGACAAGCAGACACAATTTTTAAGAG gattattTGAAACCCTTCCTGGTCGGGTCCAGTGTGAAATGTTACTGAAGGCCACAGAGCAGTGTTTTAACACATTAGAAAGGGCAGAAATGCTACTACTACTTCTGCGACGTTTCCCAGAGACTGTGGTGCAACACGGG GTGGGCCTTGGAGAAACATTATTAGATGCTGAAAGTATTGAAGACCAAGAATCCCCAGTGaattgttttagaaaattatttg ttTGTGATGTTCTTCCTCTAATAATTAACAACCCTGATGTTCGACTTCCTGCCAGCTTGTTATATAAGTATCTGaataaagcagcagaattttatATTAACTATGTAACTAGATCAACACAGACAGAAAGCCAATATCAAg GTTCACAAGATTCCTCTGATATTATGTCTCCAAGCAAGCGTAGCTCTCAGAAATATGTAATAGATGGTCTCACAGAGAAATCATCCCAGATTACAGATCCTTGGGAGAggctatttaaaatactgtctgtGGTGGGAATGAGGTGTGAATGGCAAATGGATAAGGGAAGAAG AAGTTATGGTGATATTTTGCATCGAATGAAGGACCTCTGCAGATACATCAGTAACTTTGACAGTGATGCACAtgctaaatataaaaatcaagtaGTGTATTCCACGATGTTGgtcttctttaaaaatgcattccaGTATGTCAGCAACATCCAGCCATCGCTCTTTCAAG GTCCAAATGCTCCAAACCAAGCCCCACTGGTTCTTCTTGAGGATGTGACCAACATCTATGGTGATGCAGATCTTGATCGTaacaaacacatacacaaaaagaggaaacttgccgaaggaagggaaaaaacaatg AGCTCAGATGATGAGGATCCTTCTGGGAAGGCACGAAGTCGCCATATTACAGTAAACAAGGCAGATCTTGCAAACTCTATCGAAGTACTAGAGAGCTTTAAACTGGCAAgggagagctgggagctgctctaTTCTCTGGAATCACTCGACAAAG AGTTCACCAGAATTTGCTTGTCATGGAAGACAGACACCTGGCTTTGGTTAAGAATCTTTCTTACAGACATGATCATCTACCag gggcaGTACAAAAAAGCAATTAGCAGCCTACATCACTTGGCAGCTCTTCAGGGTTCTCATTCTCCACAGCAAATTACAGGACAAGGATCACTAGAAAACCAGAGAGCGCTAATCCAGTTAGCAACATGCCACTTTGCCCTTGGAGAATATCGG CAAACATGCGAAAAAGTGCTTGACCTCATGTGCTGTATTTTACTTCCAATACAAGATGGAGGTAAAGTACAAGAGGAGCAACCTAAAGTCAAGTCTAAATTCAGGAAAG GGTCTGATTTGAAGCTTTGGCCATGTACCAGTAGAGCTATCATGCCTTACTGCCTTCATCTATTGTTAGCTTGTTTCAAG ctCAGAGCTTTCACAGACAGCAGAGATGACATGGCGCTGGGCCATGTAGTTGTTCTGCTTCAGCATGAGTGGCCAAGGGGTGAGAACTTGTTCCTGAAAGCCATCAACAAAATCTGCCAACAAGGAAACTTCCAGTATGAGAATTTTTTCAACTATGTCACGA ATATTGATATGTTGGAGGAATTTGCTTATTTAAGAACacaggaaggagggaaaattCATCTGGAACTGCTGCCAAATCAAGCAATGTTGATCAA
- the INTS10 gene encoding integrator complex subunit 10 isoform X6, translating to MLLKATEQCFNTLERAEMLLLLLRRFPETVVQHGVGLGETLLDAESIEDQESPVNCFRKLFVCDVLPLIINNPDVRLPASLLYKYLNKAAEFYINYVTRSTQTESQYQGSQDSSDIMSPSKRSSQKYVIDGLTEKSSQITDPWERLFKILSVVGMRCEWQMDKGRRSYGDILHRMKDLCRYISNFDSDAHAKYKNQVVYSTMLVFFKNAFQYVSNIQPSLFQGPNAPNQAPLVLLEDVTNIYGDADLDRNKHIHKKRKLAEGREKTMQSSDDEDPSGKARSRHITVNKADLANSIEVLESFKLARESWELLYSLESLDKEFTRICLSWKTDTWLWLRIFLTDMIIYQGQYKKAISSLHHLAALQGSHSPQQITGQGSLENQRALIQLATCHFALGEYRQTCEKVLDLMCCILLPIQDGGKVQEEQPKVKSKFRKGSDLKLWPCTSRAIMPYCLHLLLACFKLRAFTDSRDDMALGHVVVLLQHEWPRGENLFLKAINKICQQGNFQYENFFNYVTNIDMLEEFAYLRTQEGGKIHLELLPNQAMLIKHHTVTRGITKGVKEDFRLAMERQVSRCGENLMVVLHRFCINEKILLLQTLA from the exons ATGTTACTGAAGGCCACAGAGCAGTGTTTTAACACATTAGAAAGGGCAGAAATGCTACTACTACTTCTGCGACGTTTCCCAGAGACTGTGGTGCAACACGGG GTGGGCCTTGGAGAAACATTATTAGATGCTGAAAGTATTGAAGACCAAGAATCCCCAGTGaattgttttagaaaattatttg ttTGTGATGTTCTTCCTCTAATAATTAACAACCCTGATGTTCGACTTCCTGCCAGCTTGTTATATAAGTATCTGaataaagcagcagaattttatATTAACTATGTAACTAGATCAACACAGACAGAAAGCCAATATCAAg GTTCACAAGATTCCTCTGATATTATGTCTCCAAGCAAGCGTAGCTCTCAGAAATATGTAATAGATGGTCTCACAGAGAAATCATCCCAGATTACAGATCCTTGGGAGAggctatttaaaatactgtctgtGGTGGGAATGAGGTGTGAATGGCAAATGGATAAGGGAAGAAG AAGTTATGGTGATATTTTGCATCGAATGAAGGACCTCTGCAGATACATCAGTAACTTTGACAGTGATGCACAtgctaaatataaaaatcaagtaGTGTATTCCACGATGTTGgtcttctttaaaaatgcattccaGTATGTCAGCAACATCCAGCCATCGCTCTTTCAAG GTCCAAATGCTCCAAACCAAGCCCCACTGGTTCTTCTTGAGGATGTGACCAACATCTATGGTGATGCAGATCTTGATCGTaacaaacacatacacaaaaagaggaaacttgccgaaggaagggaaaaaacaatg CAGAGCTCAGATGATGAGGATCCTTCTGGGAAGGCACGAAGTCGCCATATTACAGTAAACAAGGCAGATCTTGCAAACTCTATCGAAGTACTAGAGAGCTTTAAACTGGCAAgggagagctgggagctgctctaTTCTCTGGAATCACTCGACAAAG AGTTCACCAGAATTTGCTTGTCATGGAAGACAGACACCTGGCTTTGGTTAAGAATCTTTCTTACAGACATGATCATCTACCag gggcaGTACAAAAAAGCAATTAGCAGCCTACATCACTTGGCAGCTCTTCAGGGTTCTCATTCTCCACAGCAAATTACAGGACAAGGATCACTAGAAAACCAGAGAGCGCTAATCCAGTTAGCAACATGCCACTTTGCCCTTGGAGAATATCGG CAAACATGCGAAAAAGTGCTTGACCTCATGTGCTGTATTTTACTTCCAATACAAGATGGAGGTAAAGTACAAGAGGAGCAACCTAAAGTCAAGTCTAAATTCAGGAAAG GGTCTGATTTGAAGCTTTGGCCATGTACCAGTAGAGCTATCATGCCTTACTGCCTTCATCTATTGTTAGCTTGTTTCAAG ctCAGAGCTTTCACAGACAGCAGAGATGACATGGCGCTGGGCCATGTAGTTGTTCTGCTTCAGCATGAGTGGCCAAGGGGTGAGAACTTGTTCCTGAAAGCCATCAACAAAATCTGCCAACAAGGAAACTTCCAGTATGAGAATTTTTTCAACTATGTCACGA ATATTGATATGTTGGAGGAATTTGCTTATTTAAGAACacaggaaggagggaaaattCATCTGGAACTGCTGCCAAATCAAGCAATGTTGATCAA
- the INTS10 gene encoding integrator complex subunit 10 isoform X7, whose product MLLKATEQCFNTLERAEMLLLLLRRFPETVVQHGVGLGETLLDAESIEDQESPVNCFRKLFVCDVLPLIINNPDVRLPASLLYKYLNKAAEFYINYVTRSTQTESQYQGSQDSSDIMSPSKRSSQKYVIDGLTEKSSQITDPWERLFKILSVVGMRCEWQMDKGRRSYGDILHRMKDLCRYISNFDSDAHAKYKNQVVYSTMLVFFKNAFQYVSNIQPSLFQGPNAPNQAPLVLLEDVTNIYGDADLDRNKHIHKKRKLAEGREKTMSSDDEDPSGKARSRHITVNKADLANSIEVLESFKLARESWELLYSLESLDKEFTRICLSWKTDTWLWLRIFLTDMIIYQGQYKKAISSLHHLAALQGSHSPQQITGQGSLENQRALIQLATCHFALGEYRQTCEKVLDLMCCILLPIQDGGKVQEEQPKVKSKFRKGSDLKLWPCTSRAIMPYCLHLLLACFKLRAFTDSRDDMALGHVVVLLQHEWPRGENLFLKAINKICQQGNFQYENFFNYVTNIDMLEEFAYLRTQEGGKIHLELLPNQAMLIKHHTVTRGITKGVKEDFRLAMERQVSRCGENLMVVLHRFCINEKILLLQTLA is encoded by the exons ATGTTACTGAAGGCCACAGAGCAGTGTTTTAACACATTAGAAAGGGCAGAAATGCTACTACTACTTCTGCGACGTTTCCCAGAGACTGTGGTGCAACACGGG GTGGGCCTTGGAGAAACATTATTAGATGCTGAAAGTATTGAAGACCAAGAATCCCCAGTGaattgttttagaaaattatttg ttTGTGATGTTCTTCCTCTAATAATTAACAACCCTGATGTTCGACTTCCTGCCAGCTTGTTATATAAGTATCTGaataaagcagcagaattttatATTAACTATGTAACTAGATCAACACAGACAGAAAGCCAATATCAAg GTTCACAAGATTCCTCTGATATTATGTCTCCAAGCAAGCGTAGCTCTCAGAAATATGTAATAGATGGTCTCACAGAGAAATCATCCCAGATTACAGATCCTTGGGAGAggctatttaaaatactgtctgtGGTGGGAATGAGGTGTGAATGGCAAATGGATAAGGGAAGAAG AAGTTATGGTGATATTTTGCATCGAATGAAGGACCTCTGCAGATACATCAGTAACTTTGACAGTGATGCACAtgctaaatataaaaatcaagtaGTGTATTCCACGATGTTGgtcttctttaaaaatgcattccaGTATGTCAGCAACATCCAGCCATCGCTCTTTCAAG GTCCAAATGCTCCAAACCAAGCCCCACTGGTTCTTCTTGAGGATGTGACCAACATCTATGGTGATGCAGATCTTGATCGTaacaaacacatacacaaaaagaggaaacttgccgaaggaagggaaaaaacaatg AGCTCAGATGATGAGGATCCTTCTGGGAAGGCACGAAGTCGCCATATTACAGTAAACAAGGCAGATCTTGCAAACTCTATCGAAGTACTAGAGAGCTTTAAACTGGCAAgggagagctgggagctgctctaTTCTCTGGAATCACTCGACAAAG AGTTCACCAGAATTTGCTTGTCATGGAAGACAGACACCTGGCTTTGGTTAAGAATCTTTCTTACAGACATGATCATCTACCag gggcaGTACAAAAAAGCAATTAGCAGCCTACATCACTTGGCAGCTCTTCAGGGTTCTCATTCTCCACAGCAAATTACAGGACAAGGATCACTAGAAAACCAGAGAGCGCTAATCCAGTTAGCAACATGCCACTTTGCCCTTGGAGAATATCGG CAAACATGCGAAAAAGTGCTTGACCTCATGTGCTGTATTTTACTTCCAATACAAGATGGAGGTAAAGTACAAGAGGAGCAACCTAAAGTCAAGTCTAAATTCAGGAAAG GGTCTGATTTGAAGCTTTGGCCATGTACCAGTAGAGCTATCATGCCTTACTGCCTTCATCTATTGTTAGCTTGTTTCAAG ctCAGAGCTTTCACAGACAGCAGAGATGACATGGCGCTGGGCCATGTAGTTGTTCTGCTTCAGCATGAGTGGCCAAGGGGTGAGAACTTGTTCCTGAAAGCCATCAACAAAATCTGCCAACAAGGAAACTTCCAGTATGAGAATTTTTTCAACTATGTCACGA ATATTGATATGTTGGAGGAATTTGCTTATTTAAGAACacaggaaggagggaaaattCATCTGGAACTGCTGCCAAATCAAGCAATGTTGATCAA